Proteins encoded in a region of the Zea mays cultivar B73 chromosome 2, Zm-B73-REFERENCE-NAM-5.0, whole genome shotgun sequence genome:
- the LOC103647242 gene encoding proton pump-interactor BIP131-like, with amino-acid sequence MDTVLLAHLDHLTQERDAINRRRQKQKAVCDQYREKLEAARREEWEARTALGDKKNDLNNVRSVLGKLHQANSAEELDELIAKKERTMQHETISLKEEKLLIKEINELKAQRKQLSTTMGSKAEIN; translated from the exons ATGGACACCGTGCTTCTG GCTCACTTAGACCACCTGACCCAAGAAAGAGATGCGATTAACCGTCGTAGGCAAAAGCAAAAG GCTGTATGTGATCAATACAGGGAGAAGCTTGAGGCAGCACGTAGAGAAGAGTGGGAAGCTAGGACTGCACTTGGAGATAAGAAGAATGATTTAAATAATGTACGTTCGGTCCTAGGGAAATTGCACCAAGCAAATTCAGCTGAAGAACTTGATGAGCTG ATTGCGAAGAAAGAGAGGACTATGCAACATGAGACCATTTCTTTGAAAGAAGAAAAGCTTTTAATTAAAGAGATTAATGAATTAAAAGCCCAACGGAAGCAGCTATCCACCACTATGGGCTCAAAGGCAGAAATCAATTAA
- the LOC103647241 gene encoding GEM-like protein 7 has translation METFTQEHVIGIPLTSFAYADEERQGKSSCSTMVHKKNKKSSFIHRMNKLSHKTDSYMQGFKEHLTMGPKISETIKGKLSFGAKVLQAGGIDKVFREYFAVEKDEKLRKAFQCYLSTTAGPIAGMLFISTKKIAFHSDRPLSFTSPKGGSTRVPYKVLIPTERMKSASVRENLYNPDEKYIDVVTVDGFDFWFMGFVSYEKSFKYLQQVIMELR, from the exons ATGGAGACTTTCACCCAGGAGCATGTCATTGGAATTCCATTGACTTCGTTTGCATATGCCGATGAGGAAAGACAAGGAAAATCTTCATGTTCTACCATGGTTCATAAAAAAA ATAAGAAGAGTTCCTTCATTCATCGGATGAACAAACTGAGCCATAAAACAGATAGCTACATGCAAGGATTCAAAGAACACT TAACCATGGGACCAAAAATTTcagaaactataaaagggaaactAAGCTTCGGTGCAAAGGTTCTTCAAGCTGGCGGTATTGATAAAGTCTTCAGAGAATACTTTGCAGTTGAGAAAGATGAGAAACTACGGAAGGCTTTCCAGTGCTATCTTTCAACCACAGCTGGTCCAATAGCTGGAATGCTTTTCATCTCAACTAAGAAGATTGCTTTCCATAGTGATAGGCCTTTGAGTTTCACGTCTCCTAAAGGAGGCAGTACAAGGGTGCCTTACAAG GTGTTAATCCCCACAGAGAGGATGAAAAGTGCTTCAGTGCGGGAAAATTTATACAATCCAGATGAGAAGTATATTGATGTAGTCACTGTTGATGGCTTTGATTTTTGGTTCATGGGCTTTGTCAGCTATGAGAAGTCATTCAAATATCTCCAACAAGTAATTATGGAGCTGAGATGA
- the LOC103649056 gene encoding serine/arginine-rich SC35-like splicing factor SCL33 has protein sequence MTTREPRGFGFIQYFDTEDASDAKYHMDGKMLLGREIVVVFAEENWKKPSNMRAREKISGRGRSYDGRLRSRSPGLNDSPRGRSRSQSRSYSPALKQKHYSRSPAPRPRERSLSRSPAVNRSRSASPIVSRSPRRQGSLSVSE, from the exons ATGACTACAAG GGAACCTAGAGGATTTGGGTTCATCCAATACTTTGATACTGAGGATGCTTCTGATGCAAAGTACCATATGGATGGGAAGATGCTGCTTGGAAGGGAAATTGTTGTTGTTTTTGCAGAGGAAAACTGGAAGAAGCCTTCTAACATGAGAGCCAGGGAAAAAATAAG TGGCAGAGGCCGTTCTTATGATGGGAGGTTGCGCTCAAGATCACCTGGGTTGAACGATTCTCCTAGGGGTAGATCACGgtcccaaagccgaagctactCGCCAGCACTTAAGCAAAAGCACTATTCAAG GTCCCCGGCTCCTCGACCTCGGGAGAGATCTTTGTCGCGTTCCCCAGCTGTCAACAGATCAAGGAGTGCAAGCCCCATTGTTAGCAGGTCTCCTCGTAGGCAGGGGTCTCTCTCTGTTAGCGAGTGA